From one Triticum urartu cultivar G1812 chromosome 3, Tu2.1, whole genome shotgun sequence genomic stretch:
- the LOC125544024 gene encoding putative cytochrome c oxidase subunit 5b-like gives MWRRLQTLAPALHRAAAAAGAAPSPASARAAPLSTAVAAFRRTGPLLSADKPAAAGTSVEDVMPIATGLEREELEAELQGKKRFDMDPPVGPFGTKEAPAVIESYFDKRIVGCPGDEGEDEHDVIWFWLKKDEPHECPVCSQYFVLKVIGDGGNPDGHDDDDDGHHH, from the exons ATGTGGCGCCGCCTCCAAACCCTAGCCCCCGCCCTCCACCGCGCTGCCGCCGCAGCCGGCGCGGCCCCCTCCCCGGCCAGCGCCCGGGCCGCTCCCCTCTCCACGGCGGTCGCGGCCTTCCGCCGCACTGGGCCCCTCCTCTCTG CGGACAAGCCGGCGGCGGCAGGGACGAGTGTGGAGGACGTCATGCCCATAGCCACGGGGTTGGAGCGCGAGGAGCTCGAGGCGGAGCTCCAG GGGAAGAAGCGCTTCGACATGGATCCTCCTGTCGGTCCCTTCGGTACCAAG GAGGCACCAGCCGTCATTGAGTCCTATTTTGACAAGAGAATAGTAGGTTGCCCTGGTGATGAAGGAG AGGATGAGCATGACGTCATATGGTTCTGGTTGAAAAAAGATGAGCCACATGAATGCCCAGTCTGCTCACAATACTTTGTG CTTAAGGTCATTGGTGATGGTGGAAATCCAGATGggcatgatgatgatgatgatggtcatCACCACTAA